The following proteins are co-located in the Telopea speciosissima isolate NSW1024214 ecotype Mountain lineage chromosome 9, Tspe_v1, whole genome shotgun sequence genome:
- the LOC122640868 gene encoding G-type lectin S-receptor-like serine/threonine-protein kinase At2g19130: MVDSRNRVWFFICVLFLCFSLNSRLCIGAGAGILSVGESISGDQTIISEGNGNFELGFFTKGKSQNYYVGIWYRKITEKTVVWVANRDKPLSDKYASQLKFLDDGNLVILDPSKTLIWSTNLTSTTSNSTEAALFDSGNFVLRNVSNSSDFIWQSFDHPADTWLPGGKIGLNKRTNKSQLLTSWKNSEDPAQGLFSLELDPAGTSQYFILWNGSVNYWSSGTWDGHIFSLVPEMRSNYIYNFSYVSNENENYFTYNLYNSTIISRFVMDVSGQIKQLSWLDGIGWNLFWAQPRQQCEVFALCGGFGACNQQASSSCGCLQGFNPRYPTDYTTLSDWSGGCVRNTQLQCMNNASVNGEKDGFLMIGNITLPENPRSLAVESTQACELACLNNCSCNAYAYDGGCSVWEGDLMNLQQLSDGVTGGKNLYLKLAASELRNSTSGGNKNGSATGAIVGAVSGAVALLGLVAVLLWVLWQRRNFVGRSKVEGSLVSFTYRDLQSATKNFTEKLGGGGFGSVFKGTLPDSTVVAVKKLESVSQGEKQFRTEVSTIGTIQHVNLVRLRGFCSESTKRLLVYDFMPKGSLDSHMFHKTRDSDVLDWKTRYQIAIGTARGLTYLHEKCRDCIIHCDIKPGNILLDAEFCPKVADFGLAKLVGREFSRVLTTMRGTRGYLAPEWISGVAITTKADVYSYGMMLFEIISGRRNSDQPDGENVGFFPSWAATKINEDGEILSLLDYRLEGNADIAELTRVCKVACWCVQDEEAHRPSMGLVVQILEGVVDVSAPPIPRTLQSLAENHEHIVFFAEPSSNQSSRARSPSPGTSSQTKSTPSSTSSKA; the protein is encoded by the coding sequence ATGGTGGATTCAAGAAACAGGGTATGGTTCTTCATCTGTGTTctgtttctctgtttttctcttAACAGCCGTCTCTGTATTGGAGCTGGAGCTGGAATTCTGTCGGTTGGTGAATCTATTTCTGGAGATCAGACCATAATCTCCGAAGGGAATGGGAATTTCGAATTGGGTTTCTTCACGAAAGGTAAGTCTCAGAACTACTATGTTGGTATCTGGTACAGAAAGATAACGGAGAAGACCGTCGTTTGGGTGGCAAACAGGGATAAACCCCTCTCTGATAAGTATGCCTCACAACTGAAGTTCTTAGATGATGGGAATTTAGTCATTCTCGACCCATCCAAAACCCTTATCTGGTCGACAAATTTGACCTCCACAACCTCGAATTCTACCGAGGCAGCACTTTTTGATTCTGGAAATTTTGTTTTGAGAAACGTGTCAAATTCCTCTGACTTCATTTGGCAGAGTTTTGATCACCCAGCTGATACTTGGTTGCCTGGTGGAAAGATTGGGCTTAATAAACGCACCAATAAATCACAGCTCCTCACTTCATGGAAGAATTCAGAGGATCCCGCTCAAGGTCTCTTCTCTCTTGAGCTAGATCCTGCTGGAACCAGTCAATATTTTATATTGTGGAATGGTTCTGTTAACTACTGGTCTAGTGGGACTTGGGATGGTCATATTTTCAGCTTAGTTCCTGAGATGAGAAGTAATTATATCTACAATTTCTCCTATGTTTCGAACGAGAACGAGAACTATTTCACTTATAATTTATATAATTCCACTATTATCTCTAGATTCGTCATGGATGTGTCGGGGCAGATCAAGCAGCTTTCTTGGCTTGATGGTATCGGTTGGAATTTATTTTGGGCGCAACCGAGACAGCAATGCGAGGTTTTTGCTCTTTGCGGGGGTTTCGGAGCCTGCAATCAGCAAGCTTCGAGTTCTTGTGGGTGTTTGCAAGGTTTCAATCCACGTTACCCAACAGATTACACAACTCTTAGTGATTGGTCTGGTGGGTGCGTGAGGAATACCCAACTGCAGTGTATGAATAATGCTTCTGTAAATGGGGAGAAAGATGGGTTCTTGATGATAGGCAATATAACATTGCCCGAAAATCCACGATCTTTGGCAGTTGAGAGTACCCAGGCCTGTGAATTGGCTTGCTTGAACAACTGTTCTTGTAATGCTTATGCATATGATGGTGGCTGCTCAGTGTGGGAAGGAGATCTCATGAATTTGCAGCAACTCTCAGATGGCGTCACTGGTGGAAAGAACCTATATCTCAAACTTGCTGCCTCTGAACTTCGGAATTCGACTTCCGGAGGTAATAAGAATGGATCAGCTACTGGTGCTATTGTGGGGGCTGTTTCAGGGGCAGTAGCCCTCTTGGGTCTTGTGGCGGTGCTATTATGGGTCTTATGGCAGAGGAGGAATTTCGTTGGACGTTCGAAGGTGGAGGGTTCGTTGGTTTCATTTACGTACAGAGATTTACAGAGTGCAACCAAGAACTTCACTGAAAAGCTGGGGGGAGGAGGGTTTGGTTCTGTTTTCAAAGGAACATTGCCTGATTCCACTGTTGTAGCTGTGAAGAAGCTTGAAAGCGTCAGTCAAGGAGAGAAGCAGTTTCGAACTGAAGTAAGTACAATTGGGACCATTCAACATGTTAATCTTGTTCGCCTCCGTGGCTTCTGTTCTGAAAGTACTAAAAGGTTGCTGGTCTATGACTTTATGCCAAAGGGCTCTTTAGATTCCCATATGTTTCATAAAACAAGGGACTCTGACGTTTTAGACTGGAAAACAAGATACCAAATTGCAATTGGGACGGCTAGAGGATTAACTTATCTGCATGAGAAGTGCAGAGACTGCATCATACACTGTGACATCAAACCTGGGAACATTCTTTTAGATGCTGAATTCTGTCCCAAGGTGGCTGACTTTGGCCTAGCCAAGCTTGTTGGTCGGGAATTTAGTCGGGTTCTGACAACCATGAGAGGGACCAGAGGATACCTCGCACCAGAGTGGATTTCGGGTGTCGCCATTACAACCAAAGCTGATGTTTACAGCTATGGTATGATGCTCTTTGAGATTATATCAGGGAGGAGAAACTCCGATCAACCCGATGGTGAGAATGTTGGTTTCTTTCCTTCTTGGGCAGCAACCAAAATCAATGAAGATGGAGAAATCCTTAGCCTTTTAGACTACAGGCTAGAAGGTAATGCTGATATTGCAGAACTGACCAGAGTCTGTAAAGTTGCTTGTTGGTGCGTCCAAGATGAAGAAGCTCATAGGCCATCAATGGGGCTGGTGGTTCAGATACTTGAGGGAGTAGTGGATGTTAGCGCACCTCCCATCCCTAGAACTCTCCAATCTCTCGCGGAGAACCATGAGCACATAGTTTTCTTTGCTGAGCCTTCTTCAAACCAGAGTTCGCGAGCACGGAGTCCCTCCCCTGGTACTTCCTCTCAGACCAAGAGCACTCCATCATCCACAAGTTCCAAGGCATGA
- the LOC122638613 gene encoding uncharacterized TPR repeat-containing protein At2g32450-like, protein MAIARTLDDYKLHTEALQSFQRAADLSPIDDVWPHFRLGNCLYLLGRLNEAKVSYMLGLELASKITNSNRWLELLPSLHFNLGIVLQGEGMLLSASEHYREAAILCPTHYQALKLLGSALLGLGEYRAAKKALEEAVLLNPKYADGHCDLWSVLHALGVAKRVIWKFNRAIDLNPTRHWDTMYKFARLFEYFGLEFRAAEMYLRIMGIQIQPNHWQAQVKRTISLFKAGESADANNLLWLLWEVLKKTNRVQLYDTIAYKKNQGGHLSTLAKIKKGLANGVDVIVMKAFGKTARRECLADALHIRDFQRITGLHRCDVSLLNKESEEPEKSIEKAAIEVILRKLLHFLKLEAFLRAVKAVNQQVFSVLDATSSGRVDLGMFYAFIAPICAGEPRNRKRAAFDALLWRSKNKGQGVIRKVDALIYMRYLRLIYFPSQGYSDQLVVHVEEENKMISFPEFLQIFDDDQWRFYIILNTLMKLETR, encoded by the coding sequence ATGGCGATTGCACGGACCTTGGATGATTATAAGCTTCATACAGAGGCACTTCAGAGCTTCCAGCGCGCAGCGGATTTGAGCCCGATCGATGATGTTTGGCCGCATTTCAGGTTAGGCAATTGTTTATACTTGTTAGGGAGGTTGAATGAGGCTAAGGTTAGCTATATGTTGGGTCTGGAGTTGGCATCAAAGATTACCAATTCGAACAGGTGGTTGGAACTGTTGCCATCGCTACACTTCAATTTGGGGATTGTTTTGCAAGGAGAAGGGATGTTGCTCAGTGCAAGTGAGCATTATCGTGAAGCCGCAATTCTGTGTCCAACACATTATCAGGCTTTGAAGCTCTTGGGGAGTGCATTGCTTGGATTAGGGGAGTATAGGGCAGCAAAGAAGGCATTGGAGGAGGCAGTGTTGTTGAACCCAAAATACGCAGATGGCCATTGTGATCTTTGGTCAGTTCTTCATGCACTGGGGGTGGCTAAGAGGGTAATTTGGAAGTTCAATAGGGCCATTGATCTAAATCCCACCAGACATTGGGATACGATGTACAAATTTGCTCGCTTGTTTGAGTATTTTGGTTTAGAGTTTAGGGCTGCAGAGATGTATCTGAGAATTATGGGGATTCAGATTCAGCCAAACCATTGGCAAGCCCAAGTGAAGCGAACAATCTCACTGTTCAAAGCAGGGGAATCTGCAGATGCAAATAATTTGTTGTGGTTGTTGTGGGAGGTCCTCAAGAAGACAAACAGGGTTCAATTATATGATACAATTGCATATAAGAAAAATCAAGGTGGCCACTTGAGTACATTGGCTAAGATAAAGAAGGGTTTGGCAAATGGAGTGGACGTGATTGTCATGAAAGCATTTGGGAAAACCGCAAGGAGGGAGTGTCTTGCCGATGCCCTTCACATCAGGGACTTCCAGAGGATCACTGGACTTCATCGATGTGATGTTTCTCTTCTGAATAAGGAGAGTGAGGAGCCAGAGAAATCAATAGAGAAGGCAGCAATAGAGGTGATTTTACGCAAGTTGCTTCACTTTCTAAAACTAGAAGCTTTTCTGAGAGCAGTTAAAGCAGTTAACCAACAAGTTTTTTCAGTCTTGGATGCTACCAGTTCTGGGAGAGTGGACTTAGGCATGTTCTATGCTTTCATTGCTCCCATCTGTGCTGGGGAACCAAGGAATCGCAAGCGGGCGGCCTTTGATGCTCTGTTGTGGCGCTCGAAGAATAAGGGTCAAGGTGTAATCAGAAAGGTTGATGCATTAATCTACATGAGATACTTGAGGCTAATTTATTTCCCTTCTCAAGGATATAGTGACCAACTGGTAGTACATGTAGAAGAGGAGAACAAGATGATTTCATTCCCTGAGTTCCTCCAAATATTTGATGATGACCAATGGCGCTTCTACATCATCTTGAACactttgatgaagcttgaaaccCGTTGA